Below is a window of Mycobacterium dioxanotrophicus DNA.
GCTGGGAACACCGTTGCGGGACAATCCCTCAACGGTGGCGACATCCTTGCCCTCGGCGCGCAGCGACGGATACATGCAGGAATAGACGGCCTGCCCGTCTACCTGAACTGTGCACGTGCCACAACCACCGGTGTCACACCCACGCTTGGTGCCGGTGAGGTTGAGTCGGTCCCGCAGAACGGAGTTCAGGCTTTCATAGGGTCCGACAGCGACCGCATGCGACTCGCCGTTGACGACGATGTTGAGCACCCGGGTGCGTGCGGTTTTAGGAGGCGCGGGTTCGTCAGTTCTCGGCGCTGTCCGCGGGGCGGCGTGTCGGGGGTCGTTGGTGCGGGTCATCGGATTCTCCTTGCTGCTTGTTTCAGGCACCGGGCGACATAGACCTTGAGCAGGTGGTTGCGGAACTTTGCCGAACCACGGAAGTCGCTGAAAGCGCGAACGTCGTCGGCGACGTGTGCCACGGCCTTCTCGATGACCTGGTCCTCGACCGGCGCTCCGAGCAGGGCATTCTCGACAGTTATGGCGCGGGTGACCTTGCGGCCGATTCCACCACCGAGCGCGATGCGGACCGACGTGAACCGGCCGGCGTCGACGCTTACCTGCACACCGATGCTGACCAGCGCCCAGTCGACTGAGTTTGACTCGAACTTCTGGAAAGATCCCGACGAATTATGCACTGGCAGCGTGAATTCCGCCTCCGTGAGGAACTCGCCGAATCGGAGGTCCGGCAGGAAGAAGTCGTGGAAGAAATCCTCGATCGGTATGGTGCGCGGCGCCCGCGTCACAGCGTGCGTGGTGACCCTCGCGTCGAGCGCGACCAGCGCTGCCGGCAAGTCGAAGAACGGCAGGCTCGAGCAGATGGACCCGCCGACGGTCCCGACGTTGCGGATCTGCATGGGTCGGATGCCGGCGATCGCATCGGTGATGATCGCCAGGGTCGACGGGTGGTGTGCTGAAATATATTCCGCCAATTCGGTAAAGGTGATCGTCGCTCCCAGATGCATGGCTCCGGTCGCCTCAGCGATCTGGCGCAGCGGAAGCCGAGTGACATCGAGCAGAGTGCGGACGTCTCCCATCGCACGGCGGTACGCCAGCTCGTGAACGGTTGTCCCACCGGCGATCACCCGAGCCTTGTCGCCCTGCTCTGCCAGCGTTGTCAACACCTCATCGATCGAAGTCGGGAAGCGGTAGTCCTCGGGTTGAAACAACAGTGTCGGCATCGGATTTCCTACATCACTCGAAGGGCGATCGGGGCAAGCTTGTGCAACGGTTTGAAGATGAGCGGATGGCACTCCTGAACTTTCTCGCCGAGGTAGCGGAACCGGGTCGCGTCCGCAGGCGGCCCGTATACCTCGTACTTCTTGTTCATGTACGACTCGTCGGCAACACCGGTGTCGAGCATCATCGTCAGAAACAGCTCCGCCGGCGCCTCGATGACGACATCGGCGTTCACAGCCTGTCCGCGTACGACTCGTGCTCGTCCTTCCTCGACGACGATGTGGAACGCCCGTTCGCCTTCAAGGTCGAACTGCAGCGTCTTGTCCCAGCCCTCCAACAGCGACGCGACCTCAGGTGTGCGATTGAGGAAGTAGGTGAAAACCCTCATGGCCAGTTGACATTTCAAGGTGGTTTGGATCCTTTCGGCGGTGGTCGCCTCGTGGTGCGCTGCCTCGAGGAACTGGCGACTGGCGGCAGCACACTCACAGCAGATGGCCTGGTGACCGGTACTGGGATCGCGATCCATCTCCTGAGCGACATAGGAGTGACCACAGTGGTGACACCTGATGCGTGATTCCCAAGCGTCGGCAACCTCGCTACGCGGGTCCGCCGGTCGCGACAGTACAAAGCTGGCATCACCCTTGATCAGCAGTGCCACGCTGTACACCACGAACGACACGACCACGGCCCCGGGCGCAAACCACGTCAGGCCGACCGAACCGCCCCAGTTGAGCAATACAACCCCGACAGCGGTGCCGGCCACCCAGGCGATCACGCCGGTCCAATTCACCGTGAGCACCCGGCCGGGCCGGTACTCAACGTTCTCCGGTGGGATGCCTTGGACTTTTGCCCACAGCATGTATGCGAGGACCGCACCCACCCAGGCGACCGTGATGATTCCGCTGTACTGCAGGGCAATAGACAGCTTGTGCAGCAGGTCCTGCAGCATGAGCAGGTAAACCAGGGCGCCGAGGACGACCACCCAGACCCAGCGCGGGATGCTTCGTGGGATTACCCGGCCGACAAGATTCGCCAGATTGCTCGATGCCACATAGTAATTCGCGGTGTTGATCCGGCTCTGCGTGACCCAGATCAGGGCCACCGCCCAGACCCCCATCAGTGCGAGCATGCCGTCGACCGCGGACAACTCGGTGAGCTCGCCGACAACCAGGTGCTCGGCAAGGAAGATCCCGACCACTGCGTTGACGAACAGTGTGAAGCCGTGGAACACAGGGCCGAAGGTGAACCATCGGTGAAACCTCAGATCCTCGACCTTTGCCTGACGCGCAAGGTCCCCGGTGAACATCATCAGCACCCACACACCCATGTAGAGCGAGAAGCTGTAGACCCAACCCGGCCCCGCGACGGTCGAGGTGCCCTGACCGCTGAGCCAATCTGCTTTGTACCCGCGTTCACTGATTGTCCACACCACCGCGGCGACGAGCCCGATGATGTAGATCGGCAGCAGTGCGCCGTTGAACTTGTCGAGGAAAACCCGCACACCGCCGACCGCCAAGGGCACGCTGTACAACACAACGATCAGGTACCAGATGCTCAGGGACGGTCCACCGAACTCCACCGAGAATGCGTGCGCGACGACAGCGCCCTCGAAGGTGGCGTAGAACGTCGCGATCGCGAACAGCACCAGAGTGGCGATGACACCGCCGCGGAGCCCGAAGATCATGCGGGAGAACATGTTTACGTTCGTCCCTGTCCGAGCGGCGTACGTCGCCATGGCCGAACAGATGCCGCTGTAGGCGAAGACCGACAGGCCTGCTCCGATCAACGCGTCTCGCGGTCCGACCTGTACCGCGGCGACGCCCGCGGTCAACAACCATGCCATCGCGCTGGCCAGGGCGTACCACGCCATGGACATCGACCAGCGACCGGCTCGCCAGGTCATCGGGACGACATGTGCCGCGTAATCGTCGATCTTCTGCCGCTGCACCACCACGGGGTCGTCGGTGAACGATTCCTGCAGCAGTGGAAGCTTTCTGGGCTTCGCTGACGTCATATGTGTACTTCCTATGTGCGCGGCAACCAATTCGTGCGGGACGTGAGTCCGTGACGGGCCAACCGCAGGCCGATGGGAGATGAATCACACAAACGATTGCGACAATGATGCTCCCGATCCGACATCCAGTCAAGGTTTGGTATTCCAAACCCTGCGACAGATTCCAGAACCCGATCGAATGAACAGGCGGGCACCGACGGGTCTGCCACACTTTGACGCATGGCGACAAACGCTCCGGAACCACTGGCTGGCGCCCCTGCCCCCAGCACAGCGCTGGCCGCGATGCGCGAAGAGGTGACCCAGGAGATCCGACGCCAGGTCATCGAGGGCGAACTCCGTCCCGGCGACCGCCTCGTCGAGCGTTCCGTCGCCGAACAGCTCGGGGTATCACGTAGCCCCGTCCGGGAAGCGCTGCAAGTTTTGATCTTCGAAGGCTTTCTGGTCGCCGAGACCCCGCGCAAAGTAACGGTCCGCCGCTGGACCCGCCGGGACGTCGAGAACCTCTTCGAAGTCCGCGAAGCACTCGAACCGTCTGTGACCGCACTCGCCGCACGTCGTGCGACACCGGAAGACATCGACCGGCTGAACCACCTCTTGGACGAAACCCGCTCGGCCACCGACGAAACAGTGCTGCACCGGCTCAGCGCCGACTTCCACGACGTCGTTTCCGAGATCGCGGCCAACGAACAGTTGCATCGCCTGATCCAGCCGCTGCAGGGGCGCATGCGGTGGCTCATGCAACAGAACGAGGACTGGTCCAGACTGCTGGACGAGCACGCAATCCTCGTGCAGCTCATTGCATTTCACAACGAGTCTGCAGCGCGTGAGTTCGCGATCGGACACGTCAGGCACAGCTGCAAACTCGCGCTGGCCAGCCTGTTCCCCGGCGAGTCCGGCGACTGAGGCACGCAGTCAGCCCCACGTGGACATCGATGCCTTCGGGTGCTCCCTTGTCGAACGCGGCGACGGGACGTAGAGTCCGTTTTGGCATTCCAAACGATTGCGGTTCATCGCCACCCTCCCGCAGTCGATTGTCGAACGGAGGCGCTGATGCGCGACATCCTCACCGAACTGTCCGACTGGCAGCGCTCGCGGACGCGGTTCGCGGTGGCCTCCATCGTTCGGACCTGGCACTCCGCGCCACGCGGAACTGGGGCGTCGATGGCGGTCTCTGAGGCCGGTGACGTCGTGGGCAGCATCTCCGGCGGGTGCGTCGAAGGCGCGGTGTACGCCGTGGCGGAGGAAGTGCTCGCAACGGGACAACCACAGTTGGTGCGCTATGGGATCAGCGACGAAGACGCCTTCGAGACGGGCCTGACCTGTGGAGGGATCCTGGAGGTGTTCGTTCGGCCGGCTCCCGACGACCACTCCGTTGACCTAAGGGCGTTAGGCACGGATCGCATCAGTGCCGCACCGGCTGCTGTCATCACTCGCGTTGCAGGTGGTTCCGAGGCGCCCGAGGCCACCCCGGGCGAGCACATCGGCGCCCACCTTCTCCTCGGCCCGAGCGGGCTCAGCGGATCGTTCGGCGATCGGGATACCGACACGATGGTCACGAACTCGGCACGCGCCCTCCTAGATCGGGCGGCGGACGGCGTGATCGAGTGCGGGCGCAACGGCGCAGCTTGTGGGGAACAGGTGTTCCTCGTACAGAGTTTCGCTCCCCGCCCACGGATGATCGTGTTCGGCGCCATCGACTTCGCGCGGGCCGTTACCGAGATCGGAAGGTTCCTCGGTTACCACGTCACGGTCTGCGACGCGCGTCCGACATTCACTACGGTGGCCCGCTTTCCGGCAGCCGACGAGGTCGTGGTGTCCTGGCCCCATCTCTATCTTCAGGAAACCACTACCGACGAACGCACAGTCATTTGCGTTCTCACCCACGACGAGAAGTTCGACATCCCCGTACTCACCACCGCCCTGCGCCTGCCGGTGGCGTACGTCGGAGCGATGGGAAGCCGCAGGACCCACCACAAGCGCCTCGCCGCGCTACGTGAATGTGGCGTCACCGAAACCGAACTCGCGTCCCTGCACTCGCCCATCGGACTCGATCTGGGTGCGCATACCCCTGAGGAGACAGCGGTGTCGGTTGCGGCAGAGATTATCGCCGAGGCCCGGGGCGGCAGCGGTGCGCGGCTCCGGAAATCGAAGGGCGCGATCCATCCCGCCAACGAGTCCATCCGGGTAACCTCACAGCCTCTGGAACATCTCGTCCGATGACGATGGAGCGCACGCCCTCGGTTCTCCGGGACAAGTTCGGCAGAGTTGCCACCGACCTGCGAGTGTCATTGACCGACCGATGCAACCTGCGTTGCCGCTACTGCATGCCTGCGGAAGGGCTGGACTGGCTACCTGGTGCTGAGATCCTTTCCGACGACGAACTATTCGCACTTATCCGGATCGCCGTGGAAAGACTGGGAGTGCGAGAGGTGCGATTCACGGGGGGCGAGCCGCTCCTGAGACAGAGGCTCGTCGACCTGCTCGCGCGTATCAAGAAGCTCACCCCGACGCCGCAAATGTCACTCACCACCAACGGAATACACCTTGGACGCCACGCCAACGCGCTGGCCGATTCCGGGCTCGACCGCGTCAACGTATCGCTGGACACGCTCGACAGGGACCGGTTCGTGGCCATCACCCGCCGCGATCGGCTCGACGACGTTCTCAGCGGTCTAGCGGCGGCCGTGCAAGCCGGACTCACTCCGGTCAAGGTGAATGCCGTCCTGCTGCGTGGCATCAACGAATCCGATGCCGTGCCGCTGCTTCGCTACTGCCTCGCGAACGGCTATCAGCTGAGATTCATCGAACAGATGCCGCTCGACGCACAGCGGCAATGGAGCCGGTCCGAGATGATCTCCGCGGACGAGACCCTGCGGCTCCTCGGCAGTACATTTCACTTGTCGCGTGCACCGGAACCACGCGGATCAGCACCGGCCGAGGAGTTTTTGGTCGACGGGGGGCCCGGAAGGGTCGGCATCGTGGGTTCGGTTACCCACCCGTTCTGTCGGGCATGTGATCGCACGCGACTGACCGCCGACGGCCAGGTCCGCAGTTGTCTGTTCAGCCAGCAGGAAACTGACCTGCGCTCGATACTTCGCCGAGGTGGCAGCGAGGACGAAATCGTCCACGCCTGGCGGGCGGCCATGTTGGGAAAGCTCGCCGGTCACGCCATGGACTCCGACGGGTTCGTCCAGCCGGTTCGTCCCATGAGTGCCATCGGCGGCTGATCCCGACCGCGAGTGAGTGGACTGCGCCCCGGAAGGCGAACGTCTGCACATACCAATTCGACTGAGAACAGCAGAAATTGAGTCCGGGATCACTGTCACTGCTGATCCCGCCCAACAACGAGGAGTAGCACATGACCGCATACACATTACTGACCGGCGGGACCGTGGTGAACAGCACGACGACAGTAGATGCCGACGTGCTCATCAAGGACGGCACGATCGTAGCCGTCGGCAGTTTCGACGGTATCGCGATCGACGGATTGGATCGTATCGACCATTCAGGTTCACTGTTGGTCCCCGGTGGTGTAGACGTTCACACTCATATCGATTCCCCGATGATGGGCACGGTCACCGCTGATGACTTCGAGAGCGCCACCCGGGCAGCGGCCTGCGGCGGCACGACCGCGGTGGTCGACTTCGCGATGCAACTGCCCGGCAAGACCCTCTTGGAATCGCTGGAGGCCCACCACGCAAAGGCGCAGGGCAAGGCGGTCATCGACTACGGGTTCCACATGTGCGTGACCGATCTGTACGACAACGCCGTCGATGAGTTTCCGGAGATCGTGCAGTCCGGGGTCAGCAGCTTCAAGGTGTTCATGGCCTACCGTGGCACCTTGATGCTGCACGACGGGGCGTTGTTCGATGTCCTGCGGGAGTCGAGCAAGGCCGGCGGGCAAGTCTGCGTACATGCAGAGAACGGCGATGTGATCGACCGGCTCGCGGCCGACCTGATAGCGGACGGACGGACCGGGCCGGCCTCACACGAGATCTCGCGGCCGCCTTCGACGGAGGTCGAAGCTGTCCGCCGGGCAATCCGCATCGCCCGGATGGCCGATGCACCATTGTATTTCGTGCACCTTTCTACTGAGGGTTCGGTCGAGGCCGTAGCAGAAGCACGGGCCAACGACTGGGCGATCGCCGGTGAGACCTGCACCCACTACCTGACACTGGACCGGGCACTCTACGACCAGCCGGGGTTCGAGGCTGCGAAGGTGGTCCTCACTCCCCCGCTGCGCACACAGACGCACCGCGACGCGTTGTGGCGAGGATTGCGCGCCGGCTCGCTCGGGGTCGTAAGCTCTGACCACTGCCCCTTCTGCCTCGCAGAGAAGCGGCGCCTGGGCGAACACGACTTCCGCCTGATTCCCAACGGCGGACCTGGTGTGGAACACCGGATGATGGTGATGTACTCCGAAGGCGTTGTGCAAAATCGGATTTCGATGCAGAAGTTCGTCGATCTGACCTCGACCGCACCTGCCCGACAGTTCGGCCTGACTTCCAAGGGCGCGATCGCCGCCGGCTTTGACGCCGACATTACGGTGCTCGACCCCCGGGGCCGCACGACAATCTCCGCGGCCACCCAACAACAGCGGATGGACTACACGCCTTACGAGGGCTGGACCATTCCGGGTGCCGTGACCGCC
It encodes the following:
- a CDS encoding (2Fe-2S)-binding protein, with the translated sequence MTRTNDPRHAAPRTAPRTDEPAPPKTARTRVLNIVVNGESHAVAVGPYESLNSVLRDRLNLTGTKRGCDTGGCGTCTVQVDGQAVYSCMYPSLRAEGKDVATVEGLSRNGVPSSMQQAMVDGGGIQCGYCTPGVLMACDAIFREHPQAGAEVIAEELAGNLCRCTGYVKLVEALAKAGMTQKESQ
- a CDS encoding FAD binding domain-containing protein, producing the protein MPTLLFQPEDYRFPTSIDEVLTTLAEQGDKARVIAGGTTVHELAYRRAMGDVRTLLDVTRLPLRQIAEATGAMHLGATITFTELAEYISAHHPSTLAIITDAIAGIRPMQIRNVGTVGGSICSSLPFFDLPAALVALDARVTTHAVTRAPRTIPIEDFFHDFFLPDLRFGEFLTEAEFTLPVHNSSGSFQKFESNSVDWALVSIGVQVSVDAGRFTSVRIALGGGIGRKVTRAITVENALLGAPVEDQVIEKAVAHVADDVRAFSDFRGSAKFRNHLLKVYVARCLKQAARRIR
- a CDS encoding SCP2 sterol-binding domain-containing protein; the protein is MTSAKPRKLPLLQESFTDDPVVVQRQKIDDYAAHVVPMTWRAGRWSMSMAWYALASAMAWLLTAGVAAVQVGPRDALIGAGLSVFAYSGICSAMATYAARTGTNVNMFSRMIFGLRGGVIATLVLFAIATFYATFEGAVVAHAFSVEFGGPSLSIWYLIVVLYSVPLAVGGVRVFLDKFNGALLPIYIIGLVAAVVWTISERGYKADWLSGQGTSTVAGPGWVYSFSLYMGVWVLMMFTGDLARQAKVEDLRFHRWFTFGPVFHGFTLFVNAVVGIFLAEHLVVGELTELSAVDGMLALMGVWAVALIWVTQSRINTANYYVASSNLANLVGRVIPRSIPRWVWVVVLGALVYLLMLQDLLHKLSIALQYSGIITVAWVGAVLAYMLWAKVQGIPPENVEYRPGRVLTVNWTGVIAWVAGTAVGVVLLNWGGSVGLTWFAPGAVVVSFVVYSVALLIKGDASFVLSRPADPRSEVADAWESRIRCHHCGHSYVAQEMDRDPSTGHQAICCECAAASRQFLEAAHHEATTAERIQTTLKCQLAMRVFTYFLNRTPEVASLLEGWDKTLQFDLEGERAFHIVVEEGRARVVRGQAVNADVVIEAPAELFLTMMLDTGVADESYMNKKYEVYGPPADATRFRYLGEKVQECHPLIFKPLHKLAPIALRVM
- a CDS encoding GntR family transcriptional regulator, producing MATNAPEPLAGAPAPSTALAAMREEVTQEIRRQVIEGELRPGDRLVERSVAEQLGVSRSPVREALQVLIFEGFLVAETPRKVTVRRWTRRDVENLFEVREALEPSVTALAARRATPEDIDRLNHLLDETRSATDETVLHRLSADFHDVVSEIAANEQLHRLIQPLQGRMRWLMQQNEDWSRLLDEHAILVQLIAFHNESAAREFAIGHVRHSCKLALASLFPGESGD
- a CDS encoding XdhC family protein, with protein sequence MRDILTELSDWQRSRTRFAVASIVRTWHSAPRGTGASMAVSEAGDVVGSISGGCVEGAVYAVAEEVLATGQPQLVRYGISDEDAFETGLTCGGILEVFVRPAPDDHSVDLRALGTDRISAAPAAVITRVAGGSEAPEATPGEHIGAHLLLGPSGLSGSFGDRDTDTMVTNSARALLDRAADGVIECGRNGAACGEQVFLVQSFAPRPRMIVFGAIDFARAVTEIGRFLGYHVTVCDARPTFTTVARFPAADEVVVSWPHLYLQETTTDERTVICVLTHDEKFDIPVLTTALRLPVAYVGAMGSRRTHHKRLAALRECGVTETELASLHSPIGLDLGAHTPEETAVSVAAEIIAEARGGSGARLRKSKGAIHPANESIRVTSQPLEHLVR
- the moaA gene encoding GTP 3',8-cyclase MoaA, translated to MTMERTPSVLRDKFGRVATDLRVSLTDRCNLRCRYCMPAEGLDWLPGAEILSDDELFALIRIAVERLGVREVRFTGGEPLLRQRLVDLLARIKKLTPTPQMSLTTNGIHLGRHANALADSGLDRVNVSLDTLDRDRFVAITRRDRLDDVLSGLAAAVQAGLTPVKVNAVLLRGINESDAVPLLRYCLANGYQLRFIEQMPLDAQRQWSRSEMISADETLRLLGSTFHLSRAPEPRGSAPAEEFLVDGGPGRVGIVGSVTHPFCRACDRTRLTADGQVRSCLFSQQETDLRSILRRGGSEDEIVHAWRAAMLGKLAGHAMDSDGFVQPVRPMSAIGG
- the hydA gene encoding dihydropyrimidinase → MTAYTLLTGGTVVNSTTTVDADVLIKDGTIVAVGSFDGIAIDGLDRIDHSGSLLVPGGVDVHTHIDSPMMGTVTADDFESATRAAACGGTTAVVDFAMQLPGKTLLESLEAHHAKAQGKAVIDYGFHMCVTDLYDNAVDEFPEIVQSGVSSFKVFMAYRGTLMLHDGALFDVLRESSKAGGQVCVHAENGDVIDRLAADLIADGRTGPASHEISRPPSTEVEAVRRAIRIARMADAPLYFVHLSTEGSVEAVAEARANDWAIAGETCTHYLTLDRALYDQPGFEAAKVVLTPPLRTQTHRDALWRGLRAGSLGVVSSDHCPFCLAEKRRLGEHDFRLIPNGGPGVEHRMMVMYSEGVVQNRISMQKFVDLTSTAPARQFGLTSKGAIAAGFDADITVLDPRGRTTISAATQQQRMDYTPYEGWTIPGAVTAVYSRGELIAKDGQYIGESGRGRFVTRAGQ